A single window of Myripristis murdjan chromosome 21, fMyrMur1.1, whole genome shotgun sequence DNA harbors:
- the snx4 gene encoding sorting nexin-4 — MMADSGSSGEVAVIGNTDITSAESENNFINTMVERGTALLKKMEINVAEAEKRTGKNTMNMQETYTVYLIETRPAEAVPEGGTPATPDCLWRRYSEFELLRTYLLVTYPYIVVPPLPEKRAEFVWHKLSADNLDPDFVERRRVGLENFLLRVASHPVLSNDKIFFLFLTEEKGWREAVLETGFQDKVDSRLKSLSAMFRVKNPDKRFTDLKHYSDELSTVIAQLLRVRARVADRLYGVYKVHGNYGRIFSEWSAIEREMGDGLQSAGHHMDTYAASIDDILEEEEHYADQLKEYLFYADALRSVCKKHDLTQYESEMAAQDLASKKQQKEELATGTVRVFSLKGMTSKLFGQESQEQRESRLAALEQSIQEGEELLKDKNTECQEFVRTAWEDIERFKEQKDRDVREALISYAIMQISMCKKGIQVWSNAKECFNKM, encoded by the exons atgatggCAGACTCTGGAAGTAGCGGAGAAGTGGCTGTGATCGGTAACACCGACATTACCTCAGCGGAATCAGAGAACAACTTCATAAACACG ATGGTGGAGAGAGGGACAGCTCTTTTGAAGAAGATGGAGATAAATGtggcagaggcagagaagagGACAGGGAAGAACACAATGAACATGCAGGAAACCTATACTGTCTACCTCATAGAAACACG ACCAGCTGAAGCTGTCCCAGAGGGCGGTACGCCTGCCACCCCAGACTGTCTGTGGAGACGCTACAGTGAGTTTGAGCTGCTCAGAACTTACCTTCTCGTCACCTACCCCTACATCGTCGTCCCTCCACTACCGGAGAAAAGG GCGGAGTTTGTGTGGCACAAGCTGTCAGCAGACAACCTGGACCCAGACTTTGTGGAGCGAAGGAGAGTCGGCTTGGAGAACTTCCTGTTGCGTGTTGCATCCCATCCTGTCCTTTCTAATGACAAgatcttctttctttttctcacagag GagaaaggatggagagaggcGGTTTTGGAAACAGGCTTCCAAGATAAG GTTGACTCCAGATTAAAGTCTCTGAGTGCTATGTTCAGAGTCAAGAACCCAGACAA gCGATTCACAGACCTGAAACACTACAGCGACGAACTGAGCACTGTCATTGCTCAACTTCTCCGAGTGCGAGCG AGAGTAGCAGACAGGCTGTACGGGGTCTACAAGGTCCATGGAAACTATGGCAGAATCTTCAG TGAATGGAGCGCTATagagagggagatgggggaTGGACTACAGAGTGCAGGCCACCACATGGACAC GTACGCAGCGTCTATAGATGACATTctggaagaggaggaacatTATGCAGACCAACTGAAAGAATACCTCTTTTACGCCGACGCTCTCAG gTCAGTATGTAAGAAACACGACTTGACCCAGTATGAGTCGGAGATGGCAGCTCAGGACCTAGCCAGTaagaaacaacagaaagaagagctGGCTACTGGG actgtgCGTGTGTTCTCTCTGAAGGGGATGACCAGTAAGCTGTTTGGCCAGGAGAGccaggagcagagggagagcaggcTTGCAGCCCTGGAACAGAGCATCCAGGAGGGAGAGGAATTgctcaaagacaaaaacacagagtgcCA AGAGTTTGTGCGAACAGCCTGGGAAGACATAGAGCGTTTTAAGGAGCAGAAGGACAGAGATGTACGAGAGGCACTAATCAGCTATGCCATCATGCAGATCAGCATGTGTAAGAAG GGAATCCAGGTGTGGTCCAATGCCAAGGAGTGTTTCAACAAAATGTGA
- the LOC115380205 gene encoding predicted GPI-anchored protein 58: MMSYLWILLIGSLLATSTKAQEETEPPAADNDAPSAPEDADAAQEAPETSPTQDPGNESDSEAEGTPTTEPQSESTTSEPEEANTPEPTSASDTEKDTGAGTPAPEPAGTTPAPEATETPPAPAEEQPASEAEATDAPPQETEEPPAAGEDTSDPKQEMTTSPQAAEPGNPATPPPAAADPENPATLPPKV; encoded by the exons ATGATGTCATACCTGTGGATTCTGCTAATAGGGAGCCTGCTGGCCACAAGCACCAAGGCACAAG AGGAAACTGAGCCACCAGCAGCAGACAATGATGCCCCTTCTGCTCCAGAAGACGCAGACGCCGCGCAGGAGGCACCGGAGACAAGCCCAACACAAGATCCTGGCAACGAATCTGATTCTGAAGCAGAG GGAACACCAACAACAGAGCCACAGTCTGAGTCTACGACTTCTGAGCCAGAAGAGGCGAACACCCCTGAGCCAACGTCCGCttcagacacagagaaagacacagggGCGGGGACACCTGCACCAGAACCAGCAG GAACAACACCTGCTCCCGAGGCCACAGAGACTCCACCAGCACCTGCAGAGGAGCAGCCTGCCTCAGAAGCTGAAGCTACTGACGCACCTCCTCAGGAAACAGAAGAG cctccagctgcaggagAGGATACATCAGATCCAAAACAAGAAATGACTACTTCCCCACAAG CTGCTGAGCCAGGAAACCCAGCTACTCCGCCTCCAGCAG